The Papio anubis isolate 15944 chromosome 1, Panubis1.0, whole genome shotgun sequence genome window below encodes:
- the LOC101002860 gene encoding bromodomain and WD repeat-containing protein 1-like encodes MCLCNKSIAKNGNGRPQWRPPEERNASPVRPRRGLQASLDHSLPPPARCPAMAEPLSAQRPVPLADSGLCFLMARYLSAGSCRRAAQVLVQELEQCQLLRKRLDWEGNEHNRNHEEFVLSSKHVAPDHLLQICQAHRSYVG; translated from the coding sequence ATGTGTCTCTGCAACAAAAGTATAGctaaaaatggaaatggaaggCCGCAGTGGCGCCCGCCTGAGGAGAGGAACGCCAGCCCGGTCAGACCTCGGCGGGGCCTGCAAGCTTCGCTGGATCACTCGCTCCCGCCTCCCGCCCGGTGCCCGGCCATGGCAGAACCCTTGTCCGCCCAGCGCCCAGTGCCTCTCGCGGACTCGGGGCTGTGCTTCCTCATGGCCCGGTACCTATCGGCGGGCTCGTGTAGGAGAGCGGCCCAGGTGCTGGTGCAGGAGCTGGAGCAATGCCAGTTGCTGCGGAAGAGGTTGGACTGGGAGGGCAACGAGCACAACAGGAACCACGAGGAATTCGTCTTGTCCAGTAAGCATGTGGCTCCTGATCATCTATTGCAAATCTGCCAAGCGCATCGGTCCTATGTTGGATAA